Proteins from a genomic interval of Paenibacillus lentus:
- a CDS encoding GDSL-type esterase/lipase family protein has translation MNSTSRIWRTTGILSLLSTLLLIAGFLYAVRDVIYPGAAGSGAGLNQGATEKSSEESGQPLEEADVLNVAAIGDSLSKGTGDDTGKGFARRFVELIVEQGKDSKLVNNLGINGLTTAGLMALLDEKGVQYSLSQADIIILSIGGNDLFDGAGNMQSGGRMPTESELEQTVTQASKQLGMIADKILELNPEAQLVYISLYNPFSDLPGMRKIGDEAVSRWNHTVTDVFQERERTLVVPTFDLFTYNSQKYLSSDHFHPNGIGYQMIAERIMQGIY, from the coding sequence ATGAATTCCACATCACGAATTTGGCGGACAACGGGGATATTATCGTTGTTGTCCACCTTATTGCTTATTGCCGGATTTCTGTACGCGGTGAGAGATGTGATATATCCTGGAGCGGCGGGAAGCGGTGCCGGGCTGAATCAAGGAGCGACCGAAAAATCTAGTGAAGAGTCTGGCCAACCGTTAGAGGAGGCGGACGTGCTGAATGTCGCAGCGATTGGTGACTCGCTTTCCAAAGGGACGGGTGACGATACCGGGAAAGGGTTTGCCCGACGATTCGTGGAACTGATCGTGGAGCAGGGGAAAGATTCCAAGCTGGTGAACAATCTTGGCATTAACGGTTTGACGACGGCTGGTCTCATGGCTCTATTGGATGAAAAGGGAGTCCAATATTCATTAAGCCAGGCTGATATCATCATTTTGTCCATCGGTGGAAATGATCTGTTTGATGGGGCGGGGAATATGCAGTCCGGGGGAAGGATGCCCACGGAATCAGAGCTGGAGCAAACCGTGACGCAAGCATCGAAGCAACTGGGGATGATCGCCGATAAAATTCTGGAGCTGAATCCTGAGGCGCAGCTTGTCTACATTAGCTTATATAACCCGTTTTCCGATTTGCCCGGAATGCGGAAAATTGGCGATGAAGCCGTATCGCGCTGGAATCATACCGTTACGGATGTTTTTCAGGAGCGGGAAAGAACGCTTGTCGTGCCGACCTTCGATTTATTTACATACAACTCGCAGAAATATTTATCCAGTGACCATTTTCATCCAAATGGGATAGGGTATCAGATGATTGCTGAACGGATTATGCAGGGCATTTATTGA
- a CDS encoding ABC transporter ATP-binding protein, whose protein sequence is MTATDEAVKGQEQKGRQAVLSVERLRKKIGRKWIVQDVTFEVHEGEVFGFLGPNGAGKTTTIRMLVDLIRPTEGKVTICGYDVRRQPEQALAYVGSIVENPEMYPYLTGWENLQHFGRMLSGVDERRIAEVVEIVGLDQRIHDKVKTYSLGMRQRLGIAQALLGRPRLLILDEPTNGLDPKGIKELRLFIRRLAEEGLAVFVSSHLLSEIQLLCDRVAIISRGRVLAVGAVEELISENSNYMIWELAPRDHGLKLLEAAGVTLIPDADAVLDATIIAGMSEEAIVTQMVPEDVQAILPRLVAEGIQIHAVQRINPTLEQLFLELTEGESIE, encoded by the coding sequence ATGACGGCGACGGATGAGGCTGTGAAGGGACAAGAACAAAAGGGACGGCAAGCGGTGCTCAGTGTCGAGCGCCTTCGGAAGAAGATCGGACGCAAATGGATCGTACAGGATGTGACGTTCGAAGTACATGAGGGCGAGGTATTTGGTTTTCTTGGCCCCAATGGAGCAGGCAAGACGACAACGATCCGAATGCTGGTCGATTTGATACGTCCGACCGAAGGGAAGGTGACGATCTGTGGCTATGATGTGAGAAGACAGCCAGAGCAGGCGCTCGCGTATGTAGGTTCGATTGTCGAGAATCCTGAGATGTATCCTTATTTGACCGGATGGGAAAATCTGCAGCATTTTGGCCGGATGTTGTCCGGTGTGGATGAGCGGCGGATTGCCGAGGTGGTGGAAATCGTTGGTCTTGACCAGCGTATTCATGATAAAGTTAAGACATATTCGCTTGGCATGCGGCAGCGTCTCGGGATTGCACAGGCCTTGCTTGGACGACCCAGGCTGTTGATTCTGGATGAGCCGACGAATGGGCTCGATCCGAAGGGGATCAAGGAGCTGCGCCTCTTTATTCGGCGGCTTGCCGAAGAGGGCTTAGCCGTATTTGTGTCCAGTCATTTGCTTAGCGAAATTCAATTACTATGTGATCGTGTAGCGATTATTAGCCGAGGCCGCGTGCTTGCGGTAGGCGCCGTCGAAGAGTTGATCTCAGAAAACTCCAATTATATGATATGGGAGCTTGCCCCCCGCGACCACGGGCTCAAACTGCTGGAGGCAGCCGGGGTTACGTTAATTCCTGACGCGGATGCGGTGCTGGATGCTACAATCATTGCTGGAATGAGCGAAGAGGCCATTGTTACGCAAATGGTGCCTGAGGATGTCCAAGCAATCCTTCCTCGCCTTGTGGCCGAGGGCATCCAAATTCACGCTGTTCAAAGAATCAATCCTACATTAGAGCAGCTATTCCTGGAATTGACGGAAGGTGAGAGTATTGAATAG
- a CDS encoding ABC transporter permease, with protein MMALVKNETIKMIKKKRFYVILLVLLVLVPMFSYAQLRAAEDKRSKFGTDWRREVQQAITDNQNSLGSDRVPEEWKKYRQIYIQQMKYYLEQDVNPRQPGAVAFTKEFLDNAATLFIPLLIMGIGSDIISSERTSGTIKMLLTRPIRRWKVLMSKLITLLMFVSLIVVSTFVVCYLVSGLFFGYKGFNLPVFTGFKLQGADVDISGVHAVPQWKYILMQMGLIWFVSTIVAMLAFMVSVLVRSTAASIVIMMAALIAGNILTNLASAWTSAKYLFMVNLGLTQYLAGTPAPIEGMTLGFSLAVLAAWGFVSLIVSFLVFTKQDIMN; from the coding sequence ATGATGGCATTAGTGAAAAATGAAACGATCAAGATGATCAAGAAGAAGCGCTTTTATGTCATTCTGCTGGTTCTGCTCGTTCTTGTACCTATGTTCTCTTATGCACAATTGAGGGCAGCTGAGGATAAACGGAGTAAATTCGGCACAGATTGGCGCCGGGAGGTACAACAGGCGATTACCGATAATCAAAACTCGCTGGGCAGCGACCGCGTGCCGGAGGAGTGGAAGAAATACCGCCAAATTTATATTCAGCAGATGAAATATTACTTGGAGCAGGATGTGAACCCTAGGCAGCCGGGAGCCGTCGCTTTCACGAAGGAATTCTTGGATAATGCGGCGACTTTATTTATTCCGCTGCTCATTATGGGGATCGGGTCGGATATCATTTCTTCCGAACGAACGAGCGGGACAATCAAAATGCTGCTGACACGGCCGATCAGACGCTGGAAAGTGCTGATGAGTAAGCTGATTACTCTGCTGATGTTCGTATCGCTCATCGTCGTGTCCACGTTTGTTGTCTGTTATTTGGTGTCCGGATTGTTCTTTGGCTATAAAGGTTTCAATTTGCCGGTGTTTACCGGATTTAAGCTTCAAGGTGCAGATGTCGATATATCAGGAGTACACGCTGTACCTCAGTGGAAATATATATTGATGCAAATGGGGCTAATCTGGTTTGTTAGTACTATCGTGGCTATGCTAGCATTCATGGTGTCTGTACTCGTCCGCAGTACGGCGGCAAGTATAGTAATTATGATGGCCGCGTTAATTGCCGGCAATATTCTCACGAATTTAGCCTCAGCATGGACGAGCGCGAAATATTTATTTATGGTGAATTTAGGATTGACGCAATATTTGGCGGGAACGCCTGCTCCGATTGAGGGAATGACGCTTGGTTTCTCGCTGGCGGTGCTTGCCGCTTGGGGGTTTGTTTCACTTATTGTTTCATTCCTTGTCTTTACGAAACAGGACATCATGAATTAA
- the parE gene encoding DNA topoisomerase IV subunit B, with translation MADQIDLFEDAALPGAGTAASGYDADDIQVLEGLVAVRKRPGMYIGSTSSSGLHHLLWEIVDNAVDEHLAKYCSKIDISLNKDGSVTVFDNGRGIPTSIHKTGIPTPQVVFTILHAGGKFGGSGYKKSGGLHGVGASVTNALSEWLEVDIYRDGKIHRQRFEYWVDKKGVEHVGEPVTGLEIIGNTNRTGTKVTFKPDIRVFPAGIGLNYDTLAERLQEIAFLNSGLKVTLKDERSDRADEFFYEGGASQFVQFLNEGKDVLHDVIHFYAEKEDVEVEVALQYNSGYTETLVSFVNSIPTRGGGTHETGFKTAYTRVMNDYARKNGILKEKDKNLEGTDLREGMMAVISVKMAEVEFVGQTKDQLGSASARSTVDTVVSDNIALFLEENPQVAQLLIKKAVQASKAREAARKARDDMRTGKKRSESSNLGGKLTPAQSKDFTRNELFIVEGDSAGGSAKQGRDSKIQAILPLKGKPMNPEKAKLADILKHDEYRYITSAIGAGIGTEFALEDSNYSKIIIMTDADTDGAHIQVLLLTFFYRYMKPLIDAGRIYIAQPPLYKITRKSGKLETVRYAWTDEQLQNYLKEFGKNFELQRYKGLGEMNPDQLWETTMNPETRTLLQVRIEDAAKAERRVSTLMGDKVDPRKRWIVENVDFTEYEE, from the coding sequence ATGGCCGATCAAATCGATTTGTTTGAGGACGCTGCCTTGCCAGGGGCAGGCACAGCGGCTTCAGGATACGACGCGGACGACATTCAAGTGCTCGAAGGGCTTGTCGCGGTACGCAAACGACCTGGTATGTATATCGGTAGTACGAGCTCGTCGGGACTTCATCATTTGCTGTGGGAAATCGTAGATAATGCCGTAGACGAGCATCTGGCAAAGTACTGTTCAAAAATCGATATTTCACTGAATAAAGACGGTTCAGTCACGGTATTCGACAATGGGCGAGGCATTCCAACGAGCATTCACAAAACCGGGATTCCAACCCCGCAGGTCGTGTTCACGATTCTGCATGCTGGGGGGAAATTTGGCGGTTCAGGCTATAAAAAATCAGGCGGCCTGCACGGTGTTGGCGCTTCGGTAACGAATGCGTTGTCTGAGTGGCTTGAAGTAGATATTTATCGTGATGGTAAAATTCACCGCCAGCGCTTTGAGTATTGGGTTGATAAAAAAGGGGTAGAGCATGTCGGCGAGCCAGTGACCGGTCTAGAAATCATCGGCAACACGAACCGGACTGGAACAAAAGTTACGTTCAAGCCGGATATCCGCGTATTTCCTGCAGGTATCGGGCTTAACTATGATACGCTGGCTGAGCGTTTGCAAGAGATTGCCTTCTTGAATTCCGGGCTCAAAGTTACGTTGAAGGACGAACGCTCTGATCGTGCGGACGAGTTCTTCTACGAGGGTGGAGCAAGTCAGTTTGTCCAGTTTCTGAATGAAGGCAAGGATGTGCTTCATGATGTAATCCACTTTTACGCGGAAAAAGAAGATGTCGAGGTCGAGGTTGCTTTGCAATATAACAGCGGATATACCGAGACGCTGGTCTCGTTCGTCAACTCGATTCCTACTCGCGGAGGAGGCACACATGAGACGGGCTTCAAAACAGCTTATACGAGGGTAATGAACGATTACGCGCGTAAGAACGGCATCTTGAAGGAAAAGGACAAGAATTTGGAGGGGACGGATCTGCGCGAAGGGATGATGGCGGTCATCAGCGTGAAAATGGCGGAGGTTGAGTTCGTTGGCCAGACGAAGGATCAACTCGGCAGCGCCTCAGCCCGTAGTACGGTAGATACCGTCGTGTCGGACAATATAGCGCTATTTCTGGAGGAAAATCCACAGGTTGCGCAATTGCTTATTAAGAAGGCTGTACAGGCATCCAAGGCGCGCGAAGCAGCTCGCAAAGCCAGGGATGATATGCGAACGGGAAAAAAGCGCAGCGAGAGCTCTAATCTCGGCGGCAAGCTGACACCTGCCCAATCGAAGGATTTTACACGCAATGAGCTGTTTATCGTTGAGGGTGACTCAGCCGGGGGGTCCGCTAAGCAGGGACGGGACTCGAAAATCCAGGCTATCCTTCCGTTGAAAGGGAAGCCGATGAACCCGGAGAAGGCGAAGCTCGCGGATATATTGAAGCATGATGAGTATCGTTACATTACTTCGGCAATCGGCGCAGGAATCGGGACGGAATTTGCGCTAGAAGACAGCAATTATTCCAAAATCATCATTATGACGGACGCGGACACGGATGGTGCGCATATCCAAGTGCTGCTGTTGACTTTCTTTTATCGCTATATGAAACCGCTGATCGATGCGGGACGGATATATATTGCCCAGCCCCCGTTATATAAAATTACGCGTAAATCCGGCAAGCTGGAGACCGTAAGATATGCATGGACCGATGAGCAGCTTCAAAACTATTTGAAGGAATTTGGTAAAAACTTTGAATTGCAGCGTTATAAAGGGCTCGGTGAAATGAACCCTGATCAGCTCTGGGAAACCACGATGAATCCGGAGACGCGCACATTGCTCCAAGTAAGGATAGAAGACGCAGCGAAGGCCGAACGCCGCGTGTCCACGTTGATGGGCGATAAGGTCGATCCGCGAAAGCGCTGGATCGTCGAGAATGTAGATTTCACGGAGTATGAGGAATAG
- the gyrA gene encoding DNA gyrase subunit A has product MSLLENFLPAYLEEVVGDRFGRYSKYIIQDRAIPDVRDGLKPVQRRILYAMYDSGNTPDKPYRKSAKTVGDVMGNYHPHGDSSIYEGMVRMAQPWKMGHVLIDGHGNWGSQDDDPAAAMRYTEARLSPIALELLRDIEKRTVPFKDNFDNTAMEPVVLPSRYPNLLVNGVSGISAGFATEIPPHNLREVIDACVAVMEKPNMSLDEIRTYVKGPDFPTRGIIMGEEGIQEAYETGRGRIYIRAKTEIESLRGGKQQIVITEVPYQVVKSRLVTAMENIRIEKKVDGIAEVRDESGREGLRIVVELRKDADAKGILAYLLKKTDLQVTYNFNMVAIVNKAPRQLGLKAILEAYIAHQREVVTHRTQYELEKAEDRAHVLEGLVKALNILDEVIAAIKASKNRQDAQNNLQTMFGFTERQADSILTLQLYRLTNLEITSLQKELNELQKKINTLRGILDSDKKLIAVIKKELLEIRDKYGIDRRSEIQEEVEEIKVNLEVMVAQEDVLVTLSNEGYIKRTSMLSFTRSGGELEGSGVKEGDYVKHVLEVDTLQNVLIFTQRGQYFVLPVHQIPEFKWKDNGTAIVNVIALAKEDRIVSVIPVKTFDEPDTSLVFVTKQGQVKRTLLKDYETKRSGAVAAARVADGDEIIQVQLSQSNADILLLTKDGMAIRFAENEVNPMGRVTAGVKGIGLKDDDEVVSALWVEGDEGEILVVSDLGYGKRSLLLDYPMQSRGGRGVQTFEFKEGKRVKPNGSRIVGGFYCKEAFNIMVMTKQGESYIFNSESAPIGDRKSIGKALAAVGKGDEIIDILIVPQRENEEPAK; this is encoded by the coding sequence TTGAGTTTATTGGAGAACTTTTTGCCGGCCTATCTGGAGGAAGTCGTTGGTGACCGGTTTGGCCGTTATTCCAAATATATCATTCAGGATCGCGCCATTCCCGATGTGCGCGATGGGCTGAAGCCCGTTCAAAGACGGATTCTATATGCCATGTACGACTCGGGAAACACCCCGGATAAGCCATATCGCAAATCCGCTAAGACTGTCGGAGACGTGATGGGGAACTATCACCCACATGGCGATTCTTCGATTTATGAGGGGATGGTGCGCATGGCGCAGCCCTGGAAGATGGGGCATGTGCTCATCGATGGCCACGGAAACTGGGGTTCCCAGGATGATGACCCGGCGGCAGCCATGCGTTACACCGAGGCTAGATTGTCGCCGATTGCGCTGGAGTTGCTTCGGGATATTGAGAAGAGGACAGTTCCTTTTAAAGATAATTTTGATAACACGGCGATGGAGCCCGTTGTACTTCCTTCGCGTTATCCCAATCTGCTCGTCAACGGCGTAAGCGGAATTTCTGCTGGATTTGCTACCGAAATTCCGCCGCATAACCTGCGCGAGGTGATCGATGCCTGTGTTGCGGTGATGGAGAAGCCAAACATGAGCTTGGATGAGATCCGCACTTATGTGAAGGGGCCTGATTTTCCAACCCGTGGTATTATTATGGGAGAAGAAGGTATCCAGGAAGCGTATGAGACAGGCAGGGGCCGCATTTATATTCGTGCGAAAACAGAAATCGAATCACTGCGCGGTGGAAAGCAGCAAATCGTGATTACAGAAGTTCCCTATCAGGTCGTTAAATCTCGCCTAGTTACGGCCATGGAGAACATACGCATAGAGAAGAAGGTCGACGGGATTGCTGAAGTACGTGATGAGAGCGGACGCGAAGGACTGCGGATTGTTGTCGAGCTGCGCAAGGACGCTGATGCCAAAGGGATTTTGGCTTATTTGCTGAAGAAAACCGACTTGCAGGTGACATATAACTTTAATATGGTAGCGATTGTGAACAAAGCGCCTCGTCAGCTTGGGCTAAAAGCAATTCTCGAAGCTTATATCGCGCATCAGCGTGAGGTAGTGACTCACCGGACGCAGTATGAGCTGGAGAAGGCAGAGGATCGGGCTCATGTTCTTGAAGGCTTGGTTAAAGCGCTGAACATATTGGATGAGGTCATAGCAGCCATCAAGGCTTCAAAGAATCGGCAGGATGCGCAGAACAATTTGCAAACGATGTTCGGCTTTACCGAGCGGCAAGCGGATTCGATCCTGACCTTGCAATTGTATCGATTGACGAATCTGGAAATTACGTCTTTGCAGAAGGAACTGAATGAACTTCAAAAGAAAATAAATACCCTTCGGGGAATTTTGGATAGCGACAAGAAGCTGATCGCGGTCATTAAAAAGGAATTGCTTGAAATCCGGGATAAATACGGCATAGATCGCCGTTCAGAAATTCAGGAGGAAGTAGAGGAAATTAAGGTTAACCTGGAGGTTATGGTCGCTCAGGAGGATGTCCTCGTGACATTGTCTAACGAAGGATATATTAAGCGTACGAGTATGCTGTCCTTTACCCGCTCCGGTGGAGAACTTGAAGGATCGGGTGTGAAGGAAGGAGACTACGTGAAGCACGTCTTAGAGGTTGATACACTGCAAAATGTGCTGATATTCACGCAGCGCGGGCAATATTTTGTACTTCCGGTGCACCAAATACCCGAATTCAAGTGGAAGGATAACGGGACTGCGATTGTCAACGTTATCGCTTTGGCGAAGGAAGACCGGATCGTTAGCGTTATTCCCGTAAAAACTTTTGACGAACCAGACACGAGCCTCGTCTTCGTCACAAAACAGGGACAGGTCAAACGTACGTTGCTTAAAGATTACGAAACGAAGCGGTCTGGAGCTGTTGCTGCGGCAAGGGTTGCGGACGGAGATGAAATTATCCAGGTGCAGTTAAGCCAGAGTAATGCTGATATTTTGCTGTTAACGAAGGATGGTATGGCCATTCGCTTTGCAGAAAATGAAGTTAATCCGATGGGACGCGTCACTGCTGGCGTCAAGGGCATCGGCTTGAAGGACGATGACGAAGTAGTGAGTGCGCTTTGGGTGGAAGGCGATGAAGGCGAAATCCTCGTTGTCTCAGATCTTGGATATGGCAAGCGCAGCCTGCTGTTGGATTATCCTATGCAGAGCCGCGGCGGTCGCGGGGTGCAGACGTTTGAGTTCAAGGAAGGCAAGCGCGTGAAGCCGAACGGAAGCCGCATCGTGGGTGGATTCTATTGCAAGGAAGCATTCAATATCATGGTGATGACGAAGCAGGGCGAGTCCTATATCTTTAACTCGGAGTCCGCACCGATAGGTGATCGGAAATCCATAGGCAAGGCATTGGCCGCGGTAGGCAAGGGAGACGAAATTATCGACATACTCATTGTTCCGCAGCGCGAGAATGAAGAACCTGCAAAATAG
- a CDS encoding DUF6141 family protein: MGKDHRVIYREIQRPHQIWIWAFVLLFALFSWYSVIQQVFIGIPLGSKPAPNISLIIFWLIFGIIFPAVLIWFIKLIIEVRADGVYIRFMPFHLQYRRFLYKDIVNYELIEYRSSEFGGWGIRVNMKGEKSYTMHGKQGIKLKLKNETVVFGTQKQNEIINAIDSLNEKH; this comes from the coding sequence ATGGGGAAAGACCATAGAGTTATATATCGTGAAATTCAAAGACCGCATCAAATTTGGATATGGGCGTTCGTCTTACTTTTTGCTTTATTTTCTTGGTACAGCGTGATTCAACAAGTTTTTATAGGAATTCCACTTGGGAGTAAACCTGCCCCGAACATATCTCTAATCATTTTTTGGCTAATTTTTGGGATTATTTTTCCTGCAGTATTGATATGGTTTATAAAACTAATCATTGAAGTTCGTGCTGATGGGGTTTATATCCGCTTTATGCCCTTTCATCTTCAGTATCGAAGGTTTTTATATAAGGATATAGTTAATTATGAGCTTATTGAATATCGTTCTTCCGAATTTGGAGGTTGGGGAATTCGTGTAAATATGAAGGGAGAAAAATCTTATACTATGCATGGCAAACAAGGGATAAAGTTGAAATTGAAAAATGAAACGGTAGTTTTTGGGACACAGAAACAAAATGAAATTATAAATGCTATTGATTCATTAAACGAGAAACATTAG
- a CDS encoding LysR family transcriptional regulator, which produces MEHRLLEYFIAVSEELHFTKAAENLGISQPTLSHQIRLLEEELGTPLFHRSGKKIHLTQAGFVLLEHARRIFHELDQAKLVIGELTGMRRGRLRIGCSGNHLLIHSLISFHRQFPGIELSVMELATEETRERLLSNKLDLGVVFLPLKDEQLVSLPLYKEELVVIVPSDHPFAKLDNIELDELAKSPLVLFPPRFLARQMLDAACAEIGLQLSPVIELSTLESQCQMVAHHVGLTVVPKSYTATLKDPGLISIPIAEPSPYRSVGIVYRKDTYMDTAVQAFIEHLSSNLQASS; this is translated from the coding sequence TTGGAACATCGGCTGCTAGAATATTTCATCGCAGTAAGCGAGGAACTGCATTTTACAAAAGCTGCCGAGAATCTCGGCATATCCCAACCGACGCTTAGCCACCAAATCCGTTTGCTGGAGGAGGAGTTAGGCACACCGCTTTTTCACCGATCGGGTAAAAAAATACATCTTACACAAGCCGGCTTCGTACTGCTTGAGCATGCACGCCGCATATTCCATGAGTTAGATCAAGCCAAGCTCGTGATCGGCGAACTTACTGGAATGAGAAGGGGCAGACTGAGAATCGGCTGCTCGGGAAATCATCTGCTGATTCATTCCCTCATCTCCTTTCACCGCCAGTTCCCTGGTATTGAGCTATCCGTAATGGAGCTGGCTACCGAGGAGACGCGTGAGCGGCTGCTAAGCAACAAGTTAGATTTAGGAGTTGTATTTCTGCCGCTGAAAGATGAACAACTCGTTAGCCTCCCTTTATATAAAGAGGAACTCGTCGTTATTGTCCCCAGCGATCATCCTTTTGCAAAATTAGACAACATTGAACTGGATGAGCTTGCCAAGTCGCCTCTCGTCCTGTTTCCTCCGAGGTTTCTCGCACGGCAGATGCTCGATGCGGCCTGCGCTGAGATTGGCTTACAGCTTAGCCCCGTCATAGAACTATCCACCCTGGAATCCCAATGCCAGATGGTAGCCCATCACGTAGGGTTAACAGTCGTGCCTAAATCCTACACCGCGACATTAAAGGATCCGGGCTTGATCAGCATTCCGATAGCCGAGCCCTCACCGTACAGAAGCGTCGGCATCGTATACCGCAAAGACACATATATGGATACGGCTGTTCAAGCCTTTATTGAGCATCTATCCTCCAATTTGCAGGCCAGCTCATAG
- a CDS encoding branched-chain amino acid aminotransferase, giving the protein MDSLHIELSQNLKQKPEPSALGFGQYFSDHMFMMEYSLEKGWHDPKIMPYGPIALDPSAMVFHYGQEVFEGMKAYRTAIGELVLFRPDMNLKRLNESCERLSIPQVEPSTLLQGITELIKIDASWIPSGEENALYIRPFIIATEPCLGVRASHTYKLMVILSPVGSYYPEGIHPVSIYVEQRYVRAFRGGTGAAKTASNYAASIKAQEDAKQSGYSQVLWLDGVESKYVEEVGSMNVFFKVNGEVITPALSGSILAGVTRDSVIALLKSWGIPVSERKVAMEELVEAHKQGLLEEAFGTGTAAVISPIGSMKWGELELSIGGGKTGKLSKKLYDTITGIQRGQLDDSLGWRYRIE; this is encoded by the coding sequence ATGGATAGCTTGCACATTGAACTAAGTCAGAATTTAAAGCAGAAGCCGGAGCCGAGCGCTCTGGGCTTCGGGCAATATTTTAGCGATCATATGTTTATGATGGAGTATTCGCTCGAGAAGGGATGGCATGATCCTAAAATTATGCCCTACGGGCCGATCGCTCTTGACCCCTCAGCGATGGTGTTCCACTATGGACAAGAAGTGTTCGAAGGAATGAAGGCATATCGAACGGCAATAGGGGAATTAGTGCTGTTCCGTCCGGACATGAACCTGAAGCGGTTAAACGAATCTTGCGAGCGGTTAAGCATTCCACAGGTGGAGCCTTCCACGCTGCTGCAGGGGATAACAGAGCTTATAAAAATCGATGCATCGTGGATTCCGTCAGGCGAGGAGAACGCCTTATATATTCGTCCCTTTATTATAGCTACCGAGCCATGCCTCGGCGTACGAGCTTCCCATACGTATAAGCTGATGGTCATTCTCTCGCCAGTTGGCTCTTATTATCCGGAGGGTATTCATCCAGTCAGCATTTACGTGGAGCAGCGCTACGTTCGGGCATTCCGCGGTGGTACCGGGGCAGCCAAAACGGCAAGCAACTATGCAGCCAGCATTAAAGCTCAGGAGGACGCAAAGCAATCTGGATATTCACAGGTGCTTTGGCTCGATGGGGTGGAGAGCAAATATGTGGAAGAAGTCGGGAGCATGAACGTCTTCTTCAAGGTGAATGGTGAGGTTATTACGCCCGCGTTGTCAGGAAGCATTCTGGCTGGGGTAACGCGTGATTCCGTCATTGCACTGCTGAAATCCTGGGGTATACCTGTAAGTGAACGCAAAGTGGCAATGGAGGAATTGGTCGAAGCGCATAAGCAAGGATTGCTTGAGGAAGCCTTTGGCACAGGCACGGCAGCTGTCATCTCGCCGATTGGCAGCATGAAGTGGGGAGAATTGGAGCTAAGTATTGGCGGCGGCAAAACTGGGAAGTTGTCCAAGAAGCTATATGACACGATCACAGGCATCCAGCGCGGGCAGTTGGATGATTCGCTTGGCTGGAGATATCGGATTGAATAA